Proteins found in one Bacteroidota bacterium genomic segment:
- a CDS encoding LamG domain-containing protein yields the protein MIAKRNFFSLIILVLIVMGCGKSSADDDVMVDENKDPVPIIHYNFETPTGIKVFDATTNQNHGNLIGGQWWIEDNKPTIAFDGNDYIDIPITSASKFNTLEHGSISIQFKFRNFNGKIQPIVYFGESSIGVPHNSLIIEVGHGNNLNNRKLYFTIVNASFCFDSNEDLDENTWYHFVAVVGPEGNTGYLNGVELTHRHYNLGSNASYTDFFLSVPTKEIFTLGYGRYGLSNDFYFFDGFISDFRVYKEVLSREEVQKIYTKL from the coding sequence ATGATTGCAAAAAGAAATTTTTTCTCGCTCATCATACTTGTATTGATTGTGATGGGCTGTGGTAAAAGTAGTGCGGATGATGATGTAATGGTTGACGAAAACAAGGATCCGGTTCCAATCATTCATTATAATTTTGAAACCCCGACAGGGATAAAGGTTTTCGATGCAACAACGAACCAAAACCATGGTAATTTAATTGGGGGGCAATGGTGGATTGAAGATAATAAACCAACTATCGCTTTTGATGGGAATGATTATATTGACATCCCCATAACTTCTGCATCAAAATTTAACACCCTTGAACACGGGAGTATTTCGATTCAATTTAAATTCAGGAATTTTAACGGAAAAATTCAGCCCATTGTTTATTTTGGGGAGTCATCAATTGGGGTACCACACAATAGCCTGATTATTGAAGTCGGGCATGGTAATAATTTGAATAACCGAAAACTATATTTTACCATCGTAAATGCAAGTTTTTGTTTTGACAGTAATGAAGATCTTGACGAAAACACTTGGTATCATTTCGTTGCAGTGGTAGGACCCGAAGGTAATACAGGATACCTAAATGGGGTTGAGTTAACACATAGACACTATAATTTAGGATCAAACGCAAGCTATACTGATTTCTTTTTGTCGGTACCAACCAAAGAAATATTTACTTTGGGCTATGGTCGATATGGCCTAAGTAACGATTTTTATTTCTTTGATGGATTCATTAGCGATTTTCGGGTTTATAAAGAAGTGCTCAGCAGGGAAGAGGTTCAGAAGATATATACAAAGCTATAG
- a CDS encoding succinylglutamate desuccinylase/aspartoacylase family protein: MRKYILKIIIILVMAVVGTIAAFEFNSMHRMEPLFPSKDLTKIAKLSDYHKGLKGSEGDSDVYFYDSGKEGATVLLAGGTHPNESAGYMAAVVMLENLKIESGRIIIIPMLNQSAFTCTDPMEALPDFFEIKTEKGVRKFRSGSRASNPLHQWPDPLVYSQYPSGQKYSGADSRNLNRCYPGKENGTHTEQVAFSIIQLLTQEKIDLAFDLHEAAPEIPIVKAIVYHAKSEGLAMNAILDLEMDGLSYTPELSPPNFHGLSHREWGDNTDVLPILMETANPIQGRLRGKTNADLILTGYCPNYKIAKETGALKIAYDDEGESLESRVGRHINGFVAILNAYNSEYPERAIKISGLPTYNDLKENKIGKYLN, translated from the coding sequence TTGCGTAAATATATATTGAAAATAATAATCATTTTGGTGATGGCAGTGGTAGGCACGATTGCTGCTTTTGAATTCAATTCAATGCATCGGATGGAGCCGCTTTTCCCAAGTAAAGACTTAACAAAAATTGCTAAACTTAGCGATTATCATAAAGGACTTAAAGGTTCGGAAGGAGACTCGGATGTGTATTTTTACGATAGTGGAAAGGAAGGTGCCACCGTATTATTAGCCGGAGGAACGCATCCGAATGAATCGGCGGGATATATGGCTGCAGTTGTTATGCTGGAAAATTTAAAAATCGAAAGTGGCAGGATCATCATCATTCCTATGTTGAACCAGAGTGCATTTACTTGTACCGATCCAATGGAAGCCTTGCCTGACTTTTTCGAAATAAAAACAGAAAAAGGAGTCCGTAAATTTCGTTCAGGCTCTCGTGCATCAAATCCACTTCATCAATGGCCTGATCCATTGGTATATTCCCAATATCCTTCGGGACAAAAATATTCAGGTGCAGATTCACGAAATTTGAATCGTTGCTACCCGGGTAAAGAAAACGGAACACACACTGAACAAGTTGCATTTTCGATCATTCAGTTATTAACACAAGAAAAGATTGACCTTGCTTTTGATTTACATGAAGCGGCTCCTGAAATTCCGATAGTAAAAGCAATTGTTTATCATGCCAAGTCAGAAGGATTGGCAATGAACGCTATTCTCGACTTGGAAATGGATGGATTGTCATATACACCGGAGCTTTCGCCTCCTAATTTTCATGGATTAAGTCATCGCGAGTGGGGTGATAATACGGATGTATTGCCCATCTTGATGGAAACAGCAAATCCCATTCAAGGCAGATTGAGAGGCAAAACAAATGCAGATTTAATTTTGACTGGGTACTGCCCAAATTATAAAATTGCGAAGGAAACAGGTGCTTTAAAAATTGCTTATGATGATGAAGGTGAAAGTCTGGAAAGCAGAGTTGGCAGGCACATCAATGGATTTGTTGCAATCCTGAATGCATATAACAGCGAATATCCTGAAAGAGCAATTAAAATATCAGGGTTACCTACGTATAATGATTTAAAAGAAAATAAAATTGGTAAATATTTAAACTAA
- a CDS encoding PorT family protein, producing MKFYKKIIFGLLISLIAASVNVKAQGNRIENLVKRDYDPYHFGFILSFNQMNFSLKPNEDVLGKMMATNSVAEFPGIDSVRFLGVNNEPVIGFTVGIVSNLKLTPLLDLRFIPSLSFGERKLNYAFTSFKDDEDPLNVDIHKSIQSTHIDLPLYIKFKSKRAHNFRAYVLSGIKYTYDLSANSKKNKERNDELLQLGNQDWLFEAGAGFDYYMPYFKFGVELKMSYGFNNLLKSQNNIYVDGIESLKSKLFQISFTFE from the coding sequence TTGAAATTTTATAAGAAAATTATTTTTGGTCTCCTGATTAGCCTGATAGCAGCTTCTGTGAATGTTAAAGCCCAAGGCAATCGCATTGAAAATCTGGTAAAGCGCGATTATGATCCTTATCATTTCGGATTCATACTTTCGTTCAATCAAATGAATTTCTCGCTTAAACCAAATGAAGATGTTTTGGGTAAAATGATGGCTACAAATAGTGTTGCAGAATTTCCCGGGATCGATTCAGTAAGATTTTTGGGTGTGAATAATGAACCTGTTATTGGTTTTACTGTTGGAATTGTGTCGAACCTGAAATTAACCCCATTGCTCGATTTGCGTTTTATCCCCTCCTTATCTTTTGGTGAGCGTAAGCTTAATTATGCATTTACGAGTTTTAAGGATGATGAAGATCCTCTAAATGTGGATATCCATAAGAGTATTCAATCAACCCACATCGATCTTCCGCTCTATATCAAGTTTAAATCAAAAAGGGCACATAACTTTAGGGCTTATGTGTTGAGTGGAATTAAGTACACTTACGATCTTTCAGCAAACTCAAAAAAGAATAAGGAAAGAAATGACGAGTTGCTCCAGTTGGGAAATCAGGATTGGCTTTTTGAGGCTGGTGCTGGTTTCGATTATTATATGCCTTATTTCAAATTCGGAGTTGAACTCAAAATGTCGTATGGGTTTAATAATTTGCTAAAGTCCCAAAACAATATTTATGTGGATGGAATCGAAAGCTTAAAATCAAAATTATTTCAAATTTCTTTTACCTTTGAGTAA
- a CDS encoding Fic family protein translates to MNVYTFDRNKPFNNLPLLPPEIDLENDPDILKKLLSASRALSAINSEITKLPNPLMLVNTIAIQEARSSSEIENIYTTDDELYKAISDSKKEEYADPSTREVLRYREAMWSGYKAIIERDYIKTDSIIEIAQQINGNITGIRPPQARVVIRRGNSELRPGEVVYTPPRGEAVIEAFLNNLIDYLNNQAFSKTDPLLKMCIAHYQFEAIHPFQDGNGRTGRILNLLYLVHAGLLTQPVLYLSKYIIRNKDDYYHHLAGVTQRQHWKNWIIYMLDAVETTAIHTRNLITDISEQMNETYTYAKSKFKWYTRELNESIYSQPYIKAKTIGEILNKTSRTTITKYMAELTEAGILSPKKEGLEVYYLNNDLLRILGGN, encoded by the coding sequence ATGAACGTTTATACTTTTGATCGAAATAAGCCTTTCAATAATTTACCATTGCTGCCACCTGAAATAGATTTAGAAAATGATCCTGATATTCTTAAAAAACTACTTTCAGCTTCCCGGGCATTGTCTGCAATAAATAGTGAGATAACAAAGCTTCCAAATCCTTTAATGCTGGTTAATACCATTGCTATTCAGGAAGCTAGATCTTCATCAGAAATAGAGAATATTTATACTACAGACGATGAATTGTATAAAGCTATCTCCGATTCTAAAAAAGAAGAATATGCAGACCCGTCAACAAGAGAGGTTCTTAGGTACAGAGAGGCAATGTGGTCAGGTTATAAAGCTATCATTGAGAGAGACTATATTAAAACAGATTCAATCATTGAAATAGCTCAGCAGATTAACGGGAACATTACCGGTATCAGACCTCCACAGGCAAGGGTTGTAATCAGAAGAGGAAATAGTGAATTACGTCCGGGAGAAGTTGTATACACGCCACCCAGAGGGGAAGCTGTTATTGAAGCATTTTTGAATAATCTGATTGATTATCTCAATAATCAAGCGTTTTCTAAAACAGATCCCTTGCTAAAAATGTGTATCGCACATTATCAATTTGAAGCCATACACCCATTTCAGGATGGCAATGGAAGAACGGGCAGGATTTTGAATCTGCTATACTTGGTTCATGCAGGCTTACTAACACAGCCGGTACTTTATTTATCCAAATATATTATTAGGAATAAAGATGATTACTATCATCATCTGGCTGGGGTTACACAAAGGCAGCACTGGAAAAACTGGATAATCTATATGCTTGATGCCGTTGAAACAACCGCTATCCATACCCGGAATTTAATAACAGATATCTCTGAGCAGATGAATGAAACCTATACTTATGCAAAGTCAAAATTCAAATGGTATACTAGAGAGCTTAACGAATCCATTTATAGCCAACCCTATATTAAGGCCAAAACCATTGGTGAAATCCTTAATAAAACATCAAGGACAACCATTACCAAGTATATGGCTGAACTAACGGAAGCTGGTATATTATCGCCAAAGAAGGAAGGCCTTGAGGTATACTATTTAAATAACGATCTGCTTAGGATATTAGGCGGGAATTAG
- the ggt gene encoding gamma-glutamyltransferase, giving the protein MNTLKLRILLISLVFPFILIAQTGNLVQGKNGMAATAHPLASQAAIEMLQKGGNAVDAAIAATFVIGVVEPDGSGIGGGGGMLIYLKDKNQSFYINFYPRAPKNIPANFNSSNDRLTGKSICIPGTVAGLTLAHKEFGSLPLSTLLAPAIRYANDGFAIDATLGSLILDNTEALALNKATASVYLDEGFPRMEGQILIQKDLAKTLTKISKKGYKGFYKGSIAKDMVEGINKGGGNFTLEDFKNYQAELAEPVKGIYRGYEIISAANPQSGVSIIEGLNILENADLSRMGHYTKNAKTLHLLAETFRKIYTDRYYFIADPAFVDVPMKGLLSKEFALERFNAINPLIPVPAKYRDTEIGNPIKYQNIEDTDKNLIDVELNGETTHLCVIDKDGNAVSLTQTLGTFFGAGQIVNGVLFNCAITNFSGANNPNSLQSQKQPRSSIAPSIVLKDNKPFLVIGTPGANRIISTVLEVMVNILDFNMNAEEANTAPRFYTQKFEDYLHVESGVGQDIIDQLTKMGHSLRVYDGVDLFFGGVQLITIDPQTGIYTGSADVRRGGLAIGY; this is encoded by the coding sequence ATGAACACATTAAAACTTAGAATTTTATTAATATCGCTGGTTTTCCCGTTTATACTAATTGCACAAACTGGCAATTTAGTTCAGGGGAAAAATGGGATGGCTGCTACGGCCCATCCGTTGGCCTCCCAGGCAGCTATTGAAATGCTACAAAAAGGTGGGAATGCGGTTGATGCTGCAATTGCTGCCACATTTGTTATAGGTGTTGTAGAACCTGATGGGTCCGGTATTGGTGGTGGTGGCGGAATGCTTATTTATTTGAAAGATAAGAATCAGTCATTTTATATCAATTTTTATCCTCGGGCACCAAAAAATATTCCTGCTAATTTCAATTCATCCAACGATAGGCTTACAGGAAAATCAATTTGCATACCCGGAACTGTTGCAGGGCTTACATTGGCTCATAAAGAATTTGGTTCATTGCCTTTATCAACATTACTGGCCCCTGCAATCCGGTATGCAAATGATGGATTTGCCATTGATGCCACACTGGGTTCTCTCATCCTGGATAATACAGAAGCACTCGCCTTGAACAAAGCAACCGCTTCCGTATACTTAGATGAAGGATTTCCAAGAATGGAAGGTCAGATTTTAATCCAAAAGGACCTTGCAAAAACACTAACAAAAATTAGTAAAAAAGGATATAAAGGCTTTTATAAAGGATCTATTGCCAAGGATATGGTTGAAGGAATTAATAAAGGAGGAGGCAATTTTACTTTAGAAGATTTTAAAAATTATCAGGCTGAACTAGCTGAACCTGTTAAAGGAATTTATAGGGGCTATGAAATTATAAGTGCCGCCAATCCTCAATCCGGAGTTTCAATCATTGAAGGATTAAATATTCTGGAAAATGCAGACCTAAGTCGTATGGGGCATTATACAAAAAATGCCAAAACGCTTCACCTTTTGGCTGAAACATTTAGGAAAATATATACCGACCGATATTATTTTATTGCTGATCCTGCTTTTGTTGATGTTCCGATGAAAGGCCTCTTATCTAAAGAATTTGCATTGGAACGTTTTAACGCAATTAATCCTTTAATTCCCGTACCTGCAAAATACCGTGATACCGAAATCGGAAATCCAATTAAATACCAAAATATCGAAGATACCGATAAGAATTTGATTGATGTGGAGCTTAATGGAGAAACCACTCATTTATGCGTTATTGATAAGGATGGGAATGCTGTTTCATTAACCCAGACTTTAGGCACCTTCTTCGGAGCAGGGCAAATCGTAAATGGGGTGCTGTTTAATTGTGCGATAACTAACTTCTCAGGTGCTAACAATCCAAATTCATTGCAAAGCCAAAAACAACCCAGAAGTTCTATTGCCCCAAGCATAGTTTTAAAAGACAACAAACCATTTTTGGTTATTGGAACGCCAGGTGCAAATCGAATTATTTCAACGGTTCTGGAAGTAATGGTAAATATACTCGATTTTAATATGAACGCTGAAGAAGCAAATACTGCCCCTCGATTTTATACTCAAAAATTTGAAGATTACTTACATGTGGAATCAGGGGTAGGGCAAGATATAATTGATCAATTAACAAAAATGGGACACTCGTTAAGAGTTTATGATGGCGTTGATTTATTTTTTGGTGGAGTTCAGCTTATCACAATTGACCCCCAAACAGGGATATATACCGGATCAGCTGATGTAAGAAGAGGAGGCTTGGCTATTGGATATTAA
- the ubiE gene encoding bifunctional demethylmenaquinone methyltransferase/2-methoxy-6-polyprenyl-1,4-benzoquinol methylase UbiE, whose protein sequence is MAVDNKKGKKESVRKMFNEISYRYDFLNHFLSMGIDILWRKKLVSLLKKQHPKYVLDIATGTGDLAITASRIEAIKIVGVDIAEKMLAVGQKKIEHKKLTHKIVLSIGDSENLPFETGTFDAAMVAFGVRNFENLDKGLAEMYRVLREKSKVYILEFSMPEKFPVRQLYHFYFKNILPLIGRIVSKDRGAYTYLHDSVQEFPSGEAFLSRLNKVGFKNSTQLKLSFGIASIYVGEKS, encoded by the coding sequence ATGGCTGTTGATAATAAAAAAGGCAAGAAGGAATCGGTAAGGAAGATGTTTAATGAGATCTCTTATCGATACGACTTTTTGAATCATTTTTTATCAATGGGAATTGATATTTTGTGGAGGAAGAAGTTGGTAAGCCTGCTGAAAAAACAGCATCCAAAATATGTGCTTGATATAGCAACAGGGACAGGTGACCTTGCCATAACGGCATCTCGGATCGAGGCAATTAAAATTGTTGGGGTTGACATTGCAGAAAAAATGTTGGCCGTAGGACAAAAAAAAATTGAACATAAAAAGCTGACTCATAAAATCGTACTAAGCATTGGTGACAGTGAGAATTTGCCTTTTGAAACCGGAACATTTGACGCCGCAATGGTTGCTTTTGGCGTTCGTAATTTTGAAAATTTGGATAAAGGATTGGCTGAAATGTACCGTGTATTGAGGGAAAAATCAAAAGTTTATATTCTCGAATTTTCGATGCCTGAAAAATTTCCGGTCCGGCAATTATATCATTTCTATTTTAAAAATATATTGCCTTTGATAGGTCGGATTGTTTCTAAAGATCGCGGTGCTTATACTTATCTTCACGATTCTGTTCAGGAATTTCCTTCGGGAGAAGCATTTTTGAGCAGATTAAATAAAGTAGGATTTAAAAATTCAACACAGTTAAAATTGTCATTCGGGATAGCCAGTATTTATGTAGGGGAGAAATCGTAA
- a CDS encoding ORF6N domain-containing protein has translation MENKNQQVSLSENLVATKIYLIRGKRVMLDKDLAELYEVETRALNQAVSRNLERFPEVFMFRLTQTEFEILISQIVTSSWGGTRKLPYACLVLKSCRVVSIISRTQLS, from the coding sequence ATGGAAAATAAAAATCAACAAGTAAGCTTATCTGAGAATCTGGTTGCAACTAAAATATATTTAATAAGGGGCAAGCGTGTAATGCTTGACAAAGACTTAGCAGAATTATACGAAGTTGAAACACGGGCGCTAAACCAAGCTGTAAGCAGAAACCTTGAACGCTTTCCGGAAGTTTTTATGTTCCGACTGACCCAAACAGAGTTCGAAATCTTGATATCACAAATTGTGACATCAAGTTGGGGAGGCACAAGAAAACTTCCGTATGCCTGCCTGGTTTTAAAGTCCTGCAGGGTAGTATCGATAATATCAAGGACCCAGTTGAGCTAA
- a CDS encoding pyridoxal phosphate-dependent aminotransferase, with amino-acid sequence MNKEFLSDRVNNLSESETLKMTQKSRELKAKGNDVIALTLGEPDFNTPQNVKNAAIKAVENNMTRYTPVPGYQELREAVVKKFKRDNNLNYTAEQIVVSNGAKQSITNTILCLVNPGDEVIVPSPYWVSYPEIVKLAEGKVIDIKTNVDTDFKITAKQLEDVITEKSKVLLFSSPCNPTGSVYSKEELHAIAKVVAKHKQLFVIADEIYEFINFKGKHESLAQFDEIFDQVITINGVSKGFAMTGWRIGYMAAPLFIAKACIKLQGQYTSGASSIAQAAALEATLEDPSTSESIQTMVKAFKERRDLVIDLLKEIPGVKTNIPDGAFYVFPEVDSYFGKSDGNYHIKNSDDLCMYILETEYVGLVSGGAFGNDKCIRISYATSSDILTEAITRIKRALSKLK; translated from the coding sequence ATGAATAAAGAATTTTTATCAGACAGGGTGAATAATTTATCAGAGTCGGAAACCTTGAAAATGACTCAGAAGAGTCGTGAACTTAAAGCCAAAGGAAATGATGTAATTGCCTTGACTCTTGGAGAACCTGATTTTAACACACCGCAAAATGTGAAAAATGCAGCTATCAAGGCTGTTGAGAATAACATGACCCGTTACACTCCGGTACCCGGTTATCAGGAATTGCGTGAAGCGGTTGTTAAAAAGTTTAAAAGAGATAATAATCTGAATTATACAGCCGAGCAAATTGTTGTTTCAAATGGAGCAAAACAATCCATAACAAATACTATACTTTGCCTGGTAAACCCGGGTGATGAGGTCATAGTGCCATCGCCATACTGGGTTTCCTATCCCGAAATCGTTAAGCTTGCAGAAGGTAAGGTGATTGATATTAAAACCAATGTTGATACGGATTTTAAAATCACTGCCAAGCAATTGGAAGATGTTATTACCGAAAAAAGCAAGGTTTTGTTATTTTCTTCGCCTTGTAATCCCACGGGTTCTGTTTATTCAAAAGAAGAATTGCATGCCATTGCAAAGGTGGTGGCAAAACATAAGCAGTTATTCGTCATCGCCGATGAAATATATGAATTTATCAACTTTAAAGGAAAACACGAAAGCCTTGCCCAATTTGACGAAATATTTGATCAGGTTATTACCATTAACGGGGTATCGAAAGGTTTTGCAATGACCGGCTGGAGAATTGGTTATATGGCAGCTCCTTTATTTATTGCAAAAGCATGTATTAAGTTACAGGGACAATATACTTCAGGTGCTTCTTCGATTGCGCAAGCCGCTGCTCTTGAAGCTACTTTAGAGGACCCAAGTACATCAGAATCGATACAAACGATGGTAAAAGCTTTCAAAGAAAGAAGGGATTTAGTCATTGATTTATTAAAAGAAATCCCCGGTGTTAAAACCAATATCCCGGATGGTGCCTTTTATGTTTTTCCGGAAGTGGATTCATATTTTGGAAAATCGGATGGAAACTATCATATTAAAAACTCTGATGACCTATGTATGTACATCTTAGAAACAGAATATGTAGGTTTGGTTTCCGGAGGTGCTTTTGGTAACGATAAGTGTATTCGGATTTCCTATGCCACTTCATCCGATATTTTGACTGAAGCAATCACAAGAATAAAGCGGGCACTCAGCAAATTGAAATAA
- a CDS encoding TRAP transporter large permease subunit, translating to MSFELIILITMLATFALSVFILKMPAGVSLILAAIIGALLDGHGLPVRHLVEGGFGFFEAILIIATAMIFMKVMEASGVLAQISLGIIKTFHKSPTILLIVIVLFVMFPGMLTGLSSTCVLTTGMLVAPILLAIGIPRIVAGSLIAMAAVYGEVAPPISIPVMIIGGGVDMPYIGFTIPLLLVTIPPALFTAIYYRIRYVKPFNIEEVLKKLENLKPSDQGFKIYIPLIFVIVYMVGEITFSDFIPHLGVPLIFAIGSIIGIMISPKIKIIMVSRNALRMALPVIIILVGVGMFLQILTLTGVRGYMAVSALQMPDAFKYLTAAIMPFMGSAYASASVIGVPLVYVFIGKSAIMVTASLVMMAALGDLMPPPSLLCAYAAQTVEVKNHFKILKQSIVPIIFSMLIGLLVLIFAKDLAGIFL from the coding sequence ATGAGTTTTGAATTGATCATATTAATCACCATGCTGGCCACTTTTGCATTAAGTGTCTTTATCTTGAAAATGCCGGCAGGGGTATCTTTAATTTTAGCAGCAATTATTGGTGCTTTGCTCGATGGTCATGGACTTCCTGTCAGGCATCTTGTTGAAGGCGGATTTGGGTTTTTCGAAGCAATATTAATTATTGCAACAGCCATGATATTTATGAAAGTAATGGAGGCCAGTGGAGTTCTGGCTCAAATTAGTCTCGGGATCATAAAAACATTTCATAAGTCACCCACCATACTACTGATCGTAATTGTTTTATTTGTCATGTTTCCTGGAATGCTTACCGGTTTATCTTCAACTTGTGTATTGACCACAGGAATGTTGGTTGCACCCATATTATTGGCGATAGGAATTCCAAGAATTGTGGCCGGTTCTTTAATTGCAATGGCAGCAGTTTATGGAGAAGTGGCTCCTCCAATCAGCATTCCGGTTATGATTATCGGTGGTGGGGTTGACATGCCCTATATAGGGTTTACCATTCCATTGCTATTAGTTACGATACCACCGGCTTTGTTTACAGCAATCTATTATCGAATCAGATATGTGAAACCATTCAATATTGAAGAGGTTCTTAAAAAGCTTGAAAATTTAAAACCGTCAGATCAGGGATTTAAAATCTATATTCCGCTTATATTCGTAATAGTATACATGGTCGGAGAAATTACTTTTTCAGATTTTATACCGCATTTAGGAGTACCTCTCATTTTTGCAATTGGTTCGATTATAGGAATTATGATATCTCCTAAAATTAAAATTATTATGGTGTCCAGAAATGCCTTGCGCATGGCGTTACCTGTAATAATTATTCTGGTGGGTGTTGGAATGTTCCTTCAAATACTTACCCTTACCGGAGTAAGAGGATATATGGCTGTGTCAGCACTTCAAATGCCTGATGCTTTCAAATATCTGACTGCTGCTATCATGCCTTTTATGGGGTCTGCTTATGCTTCAGCTAGTGTCATAGGGGTTCCGTTGGTTTATGTATTTATTGGCAAAAGTGCCATTATGGTTACAGCTTCACTGGTAATGATGGCTGCCTTGGGAGATTTGATGCCACCACCAAGTTTATTGTGCGCTTATGCCGCTCAAACAGTCGAAGTTAAAAATCATTTTAAGATATTAAAGCAAAGTATAGTGCCAATAATTTTTTCAATGTTAATAGGTCTACTGGTGTTGATTTTTGCTAAGGATTTAGCTGGCATTTTTTTATAA
- a CDS encoding D-glycero-beta-D-manno-heptose-7-phosphate kinase — translation MFSKENLNQLFDAFSKLKVIVVGDIMLDAYVWGKVDRISPEAPVPIVAIQKRMNRMGGAANVALNLRSLGAEPIICSVIGDDQTGEDLLTVINNESLNSKGIIKSKDRITTTKFRIFGNKTQMLRLDEEVTYDLNGHEEKKLVDLIHNLLDTQRIDAIIFQDYNKGNLSKSVITKIIELANRFKIVTAADPKNKNFFEFKNVSLFKPNLKELQEGLGFTLDEISKENLLNLTNKLNETLKAKMVMTTLSEHGAFICEKGQDPILVPAHKRPITDVSGAGDTVIGVATLCLALQLSALQIVSLSNLAGGIVCEEVGVVPINKAKFLEEAINKLTI, via the coding sequence ATGTTTTCAAAAGAAAATTTAAATCAACTATTTGATGCTTTTAGCAAGCTAAAGGTTATTGTTGTTGGCGATATTATGCTTGATGCTTATGTTTGGGGTAAAGTTGACCGTATTTCGCCCGAAGCACCCGTACCAATCGTTGCCATACAAAAACGGATGAACCGTATGGGAGGTGCTGCCAATGTTGCTTTGAATCTCAGATCGCTGGGTGCCGAGCCAATCATTTGTTCAGTTATTGGCGATGACCAGACAGGGGAAGATTTGCTAACAGTAATTAACAACGAGTCGCTCAATTCAAAAGGAATTATTAAGAGTAAAGATCGGATCACCACAACTAAATTCAGGATTTTCGGCAATAAGACCCAAATGTTGCGCCTGGATGAAGAAGTGACCTATGATTTGAATGGACATGAAGAAAAGAAACTGGTTGATCTTATTCACAATTTATTGGATACTCAAAGAATCGATGCCATCATCTTTCAGGATTACAATAAGGGAAATTTGAGTAAGAGCGTAATCACAAAAATTATTGAACTTGCAAATAGGTTTAAGATTGTTACCGCTGCTGACCCAAAAAATAAAAATTTCTTCGAGTTTAAAAATGTAAGCCTATTCAAACCAAATTTAAAAGAATTACAAGAAGGTTTAGGCTTTACACTCGACGAAATTTCCAAAGAAAACCTTCTGAATCTTACAAATAAATTGAATGAAACCCTGAAGGCAAAAATGGTGATGACCACTTTATCGGAGCATGGCGCATTTATTTGTGAAAAAGGGCAAGATCCAATTCTTGTTCCTGCGCACAAAAGACCCATTACCGATGTTTCAGGAGCAGGGGATACGGTAATCGGTGTTGCCACCCTTTGTCTGGCATTACAACTATCGGCACTTCAAATAGTTTCCTTATCGAATTTGGCAGGAGGTATTGTATGTGAAGAAGTTGGTGTAGTTCCAATCAATAAAGCAAAATTTTTAGAGGAAGCAATTAATAAACTAACGATATAA